One region of Tamandua tetradactyla isolate mTamTet1 chromosome 6, mTamTet1.pri, whole genome shotgun sequence genomic DNA includes:
- the CCDC47 gene encoding PAT complex subunit CCDC47, protein MKAFHVFFLGLLVFGSFSEAKFDDFEDEEDIVEYDDNDFAEFEDVLEDSVTESPQRVIMTEDDEDETTVELEGQDENQEEDFEDGDAQEGDTESEPYDDEEFEGYEDKPDTSSSKNKDPITIVDVPAHLQNSWESYYLEILMVTGLLAYIMNYIIGKNKNSRLAQAWFNTHRELLESNFTLVGDDGANKEATSTGKLNQENEHIYNLWCSGRVCCEGMLIQLRFLKRQDLLNVLARMMRPVSDQVQIKVTMNDEDMDTYVFAVGTRKALVRLQKEMQDLSEFCSDKPKSGAKYGLPDSLAILSEMGEVTEGMMDTKMVHFLTHYADKIESVHFSDQFSGPKIMQEEGQPLKLPDTKRTLLFTFNVPGSGNTYPKDMEALLPLMNMVIYSIDKAKKFRLNREGKQKADKNRARVEENFLKLTHVQRQEAAQSRREEKKRAEKERIMNEEDPEKQRRLEEAALRREQKKLEKKQMKMKQIKVKAM, encoded by the exons ATGAAAGccttccatgttttctttcttggcCTTTTGGTGTTTGGGAGCTTCTCTGAAGCCAAATTTGATGATTTTGAGGATGAAGAAGACATAGTAGAATATGATGATAATGACTTTGCTGAATTTGAGGATGTCCTGGAAGATTCTGTTACTGAATCTCCTCAACGGGTTATAATGACTGAGGATGATGAAGATGAGACTACTGTGGAATTGGAAGGGCAGGATGAAAACCAGGAAGAAGATTTTGAAGATGGAGATGCCCAG GAGGGAGATACTGAGAGTGAACCATATGATGATGAAGAATTTGAAGGTTATGAAGACAAACCAGATACTTCTTCTAGCAAAAATAAAGACCCAATAACAATTGTTGAT GTTCCTGCACACCTTCAGAACAGTTGGGAGAGTTATTATCTAGAAATTTTGATGGTGACTGGTCTGCTTGCCTACATCATGAATTATATcattggaaagaataaaaatagtcgCCTTGCCCAGGCCTGGTTTAATACTCATAGAGAACTTTTGGAGAGCAACTTTACCCTAGTAG GGGATGATGGAGCTAACAAAGAAGCCACAAGCACGGGAAAGTTGAACCAGGAGAATGAACATATCTACAACTTGTGGTGTTCTGGTCGAGTATGCTGTGAGGGGATGCTCATCCAACTGAGA TTCCTAAAGAGACAAGACTTACTGAATGTCTTGGCCCGGATGATGAGGCCAGTTAGTGATCAAGTG caaataaaagtaaCCATGAATGATGAAGACATGGATACCTACGTGTTTGCTGTTGGCACACGGAAAGCCTTGGTGCGACTGCAGAAAGAGATGCAGGATCTG AGTGAGTTTTGTAGTGATAAACCTAAATCTGGAGCAAAGTATGGACTGCCAGACTCCTTGGCCATCCTGTCAGAGATGGGTGAAGTCACAGAGGGAATGATGGATACAAAG atggTTCACTTTCTTACACACTATGCTGACAAGATTGAATCCGTTCATTTTTCAGACCAGTTCTCTGGTCCAAAAATTATGCAAGA gGAAGGTCAGCCTTTAAAGTTACCTGACACTAAGAGGACACTATTGTTTACATTTAATG TTCCTGGCTCAGGTAACACCTACCCAAAGGATATGGAGGCTTTGCTACCCCTGATGAATATGGTGATTTACTCTATTGATAAAGCCAAAAAGTTCCGACTCAACAGAGAA ggaaaacaaaaagcagataagaaccgTGCTCGAGTAGAAGAGAACTTCTTGAAGCTGACTCATGTGCAAAGACAGGAAGCAGCACAGTCTCGGCgtgaggagaagaaaagagcagagaaggagagaataATGAATGAAGAAGACCCTGAGAAACAGCGCAGGCTGGAG GAAGCTGCTTTGAGGCGTGAACAAAAGAAGTtggagaagaaacaaatgaaaatgaaacaaatcaaAGTAAAAGCCATGTAA